Genomic segment of Aquarana catesbeiana isolate 2022-GZ linkage group LG02, ASM4218655v1, whole genome shotgun sequence:
GTTTCATCAGTACAATTTTCCTTTGACCCTAACACTTAACCTTACCCCATAAAATCCACCAACACTTAACTTCCTCCAACAAAAGTTAACACAGCTTTGCACTCCAAAAACCTAAACCAAGCTTTTTTTATCCTTTACCCTAAATCTTTAGTTCCTTAAACTAAATTAACCCCTAAACCAAGGCCTAATTACTCAGGTTATCACATACTATGAGTCTCTACAGCAAATCCTCACATCCTGTTTTCAGTTCTGCGCGATAAAGATACCATCATTGAGCTGACAGTGGAAAAATCTGGTGATCTCCTCCAGCTAGCGTAAATTGCTAATTGTAATATTATAGCCCAagctatttttgtaaatataaatgaTTTTCATCTGTGTTTTTAACTAGGTTAATTTTCATAAAATATAACTAAATACCTTAAAATAGTCATCCTTGAATTTCTTCATAACTGCATGGGACTGATCACCACAGGGGCACCTTAAACTATTGTGCTGTTAAGAAAAATGAATGTATAAATTCCAGAAATCACCAGACAGATAAATAATGACCTTTAGTGGTTTAATATCTTAGCTGTAAAGATACTTACACATTCTTTCAGTGATTTATTTACACCTAGTATGGAATTGGCCAAGTGGGTAACATCTTTATGTTGCTGGATTAAAATGGATTCTACTTCTGGAAAAACATTGGAGATATAGAAATTCCCTAATCTGAGCAGAAAGCAGCATCTTTCAGAATGCTAAATTTGAAGACAAAATCCACAAAGACAAATCACACATAAGTGAAACATTCTTGATTGCATTGTTTTACAAACTCAAAAGATATATTtatccatatataaatatatatgctcACCTGTATCTGTTTTAGCTCATTTGTCTTTAGTAGGCTTACATCTGTAATTAGGTCCTTGTCATGCTGCAAAATCAAATTGTCAAACACAAATGTTGTTGTTAATATTatagttattttattattatacggggctttgaaatatatacagtatggcaCCAACAGTTTGTACATTAGTATTTGCACATTCAAAGCTAACTCTTAGAGCCTTTATCAtacaatgtaacattttttttcccttttcattcTTTGCCAGTAACGTTAAATTTGGCCTTAGGGGgccaaatgacaaaaaaaaaaacttactgagATTCTAACCCTTCTCTGTTCTAAAActagaggataaaaaaaaaaggtttttcttcaaGTACACAAAGTTATTTTAGTAAAGCACCAAACATATTCCTGCTTTTGTGTTGTGCAATGTTTGTGTATtatagatataatataatatagatatTGGTCCAAAACTATTCAGAAACTTACAGTTATGCCACTTAACACCATATTACCATATCAACGGTTTTCTCTGTTTGGCCCCTAGAGTAGCTGGGCAATCCTGGCTGTTTGCAATTTTTAAGTGTATGCGAACGCTaacaataaatgtattttatttagtgCTTTGTTATATCTGctcataaaaatgcaaaaaaaaaagccttgctgATTCTTCCAggaatccagtgctgtcctgtgtcATGTGCACTACACAGTGTTTTTTTACTCATTACCAGTGCTATCTACATTCTCCTCTGCGAACTACAGAATACCTCACCCTATGTATTGGGAGATAAAAGGAGAAAGGTGTTCTGTGACTCTAACACACCTGTCCAAGGACAATATAGTgagtgtcaccctaggacagggaatGTGGTATTGCCAGGGTCACTGTGTGATTACAAGGGGAAATttcttgaaaaaagaaaactaatgcaaccactacatctaaggactggtaatctaaaatatacaaactttttgtttgtgtgtttagaTTCACTTTATTTACTGATTTGGATGCAATAAAATCATCCTTGGAACATTTCTGAGGCCTTTAATAAGAAAATCTGTCACTGAGACAAATATTTGATCCAAAATTGTACTGGTAATGCATGCATATATATTTAAGGCTTTTAGGCTATGCTCAATCCTTATATGGAGCATACCATTCTAAACAAAATAAGCTACTGGCTACAACAACTGAAACATATGTTTCTCACCCCTTAACTACTTAAAGAATGAGCACCCCTATCCTCCTAAACATTCTAGGATACATTTGTCATTGCAAAGGCCAGACaatcaaagttgtttttttttattttggagaaaAATATTGGCAACCAGCAAACATATCAGAAATAAATAAGAGAGAGAAAAACATATTAACGAATGCAGGTAGAATAGCAGAGTGATataatctagattttttttttaatttgctttaagTAGTCCAGTAAGCCAACCCAGTAGgctgaaagtagaactataggcaaaactttttttttccattttggatacaggattggagggttataacccctgcaagGTTTTTTTTGGCATTGttgccccattggagagatttaccctcacttcatgTCCCATAACCTAACGggacgtgagaggaaatccctgcaaattaagggaatctcttggggaccctcaagtcaccagaactagtatcctcattgaaagatttcctctctattactgttcaatggacaaccccaaatttgggattttattttactttcaatgataatggtaaacagggcaaatagagagggtgaatctccctaatggggacacagacagcaataaaaacagacaggtgttctaatccctctcccctctatctaaAAACAAATGAAGAAAGTACACACACAAATTTACTGTACTAATTTATACTTACCAACATTTCCTTGAGTGTCCCAAAATATCTTTCAAATTCTCTGATATCAGCAGTAATAGAACAATGAAATTTGTTTGCATTTGAGGATGGCATTGTCAGGAGAAGGATCACAATAAGAAGCTGAAGGGGGGTAGTAAATAATGATTCCATAGTAAAGTGGAAAAATGAACGCCACCTGAAACTGTGcatacataaaattaaaaatttattttaatgTGTATATGTACTCAACAAGAGGCTTCCTACAATATAAATGTTGGATCAAATGGTAAAGAATAAagcgaaaaaataaaaagcaatgcaaatataataaaaggagtgagataaaaaaatattatatagtattattataaattattattttaaatattattaCCGGTATTTAATGCAGAAAATAAATGCTGAGCAGCTCACCTAAGCTTAGTTACTTCAAGTAAAAATGTTGGGAATAGTGGTTATAAGTGTAGGTTGTATTTCTCTCTTATATACTAAGGTACACTTCCTCAAATATCAAGGTATGAATTTGTAGCACCTGTATGTGTTTCTGCAGGTTTTGAAAGAAAAATTCCACTCATGACTAAGATCCCTCATCAAGTCCCAGGAAAAAAATTCAAATCTAGCAACCAGATGAATTGTTTTAGTAATAATTATGACACATGAAAATTTCCAGGAAAATTAACACACTTTAAAAATGATTTTACAATCTATGTACATTATGTTAATATTTCAAAAAGAGAGCCTGTGAGAACTAATTAAAAGTTAACAGTTTTGACTAAAATGGTACCTGCATATTAATATGGGATTAGTTTATATATAGGATCACAAGGCTGGGAAGAGGAACCGGATACTGTGCAAGAGATGGACAAAATTTTCCAACACCAGTAAAGTCTCAAGCAATGTGTATCTTAAAGGTGTAATATATACACTGCTTAATGGTGCTCTCATACTCCCTTGAGGATTTCTTTCTCTGCCATTCAATTCCTTTCATTGATGTTTTTTGGAGGGATCATGCAAACTTGTTTAGTGGCACTTCTCTACTAAATAGTTTAAGGTGAAAATGACTCCATCAGTAGGGGGTGTGCCTGTGTCCAAAGGTATGTATTATACCACTGCATTTTGGAATGTTTATTGAAGATTCCACGACAGTCAATGCATTTCAGGGATTTGTGACCCCTTCCTAAGGGCTAATAAATAAACATTTGATATTAATGATTATACTGTTAACATATAATTCAATATTAATTATTATAATGAAAAAATACTATTacataaaatatatgtaaagtATATAATTCAACATCTGAACATGCTGTAATTCACAGAAATAGTTGTAATTCACAGAAAATTAAGAAATTCTAATTATATACCTCCAACCAGGAAATTAGATAACAGGTTTTTGGCGAATCGGCATCATGGTACGTGGTC
This window contains:
- the LOC141129996 gene encoding interleukin-20-like, whose translation is MESLFTTPLQLLIVILLLTMPSSNANKFHCSITADIREFERYFGTLKEMLHDKDLITDVSLLKTNELKQIQHSERCCFLLRLGNFYISNVFPEVESILIQQHKDVTHLANSILGVNKSLKECHNSLRCPCGDQSHAVMKKFKDDYFKMETKAAAIKAIGELNLLFHWMEKHYLS